The Euphorbia lathyris chromosome 3, ddEupLath1.1, whole genome shotgun sequence genome contains a region encoding:
- the LOC136223961 gene encoding uncharacterized protein isoform X2 — protein MNRSTRLVTRLNSPELHRFFAGTVGFGSSHPQKTLTRTHILLSSPRLFEIGSFATNSFNRRKEHRKKLNPPHRRELPEELSRNVVVLTCKSTVKGGSCDVYLIGTYHDSQESCKEVKAVIQFLKPQDVKEYRHSEFRVAFEEARAYGGKVVLGDRPYDITYWRAWARMHLWLKLKFICLKRFQVNPLLHDCTYEIIVHERDQSVLHSQHFHFVLQLPISFLLDLKNKV, from the exons ATGAATCGGTCGACTCGGCTTGTCACACGATTGAATTCGCCGGAGTTACACCGGTTCTTTGCTGGAACCGTCGGATTTGGTTCCTCCCACCCTCAAAAGACCCTCACCCGTACCCACATTCTGTTGTCATCTCCAAGATTGTTCGAAATCGGCTCATTTGCAACCAATTCCTTCAATCGGCGCAAGGAGCATAGGAAAAAACTTAACCCTCCGCACAGGAGGGAGCTGCCGGAGGAACTTTCGAGAAACGTGGTGGTTCTGACGTGCAAGTCAACTGTTAAGGGTGGGTCGTGCGATGTGTATTTGATTGGCACCTATCATGATTCGCAG GAATCATGTAAAGAAGTTAAAGCTGTAATACAATTCTTGAAACCTCAG GATGTTAAGGAGTATAGGCATTCTGAATTTCGTGTGGCTTTTGAAGAAGCAAGAGCATATGGTGGCAAAGTTGTCTTAGGTGATCGGCCTTACGAC ATTACATATTGGAGGGCATGGGCGAGAATGCATCTTTGGCTTAAGTTAAAGTTCATCTGCCTTAAACGATTTCAAGTGAATCCTCTTTTGCACGATTGCACGTACGAGATCATTGTGCATGAGCGAGACCAGTCAGTATTGCATTCCCaacattttcattttgttttgcAACTTCCCATCTCTTTCCTTTTGGATCTGAAGAATAAGGTATAG
- the LOC136223961 gene encoding uncharacterized protein isoform X1: MNRSTRLVTRLNSPELHRFFAGTVGFGSSHPQKTLTRTHILLSSPRLFEIGSFATNSFNRRKEHRKKLNPPHRRELPEELSRNVVVLTCKSTVKGGSCDVYLIGTYHDSQESCKEVKAVIQFLKPQVVFLESCDRRKDEFTSQDLSDVKEYRHSEFRVAFEEARAYGGKVVLGDRPYDITYWRAWARMHLWLKLKFICLKRFQVNPLLHDCTYEIIVHERDQSVLHSQHFHFVLQLPISFLLDLKNKV, translated from the exons ATGAATCGGTCGACTCGGCTTGTCACACGATTGAATTCGCCGGAGTTACACCGGTTCTTTGCTGGAACCGTCGGATTTGGTTCCTCCCACCCTCAAAAGACCCTCACCCGTACCCACATTCTGTTGTCATCTCCAAGATTGTTCGAAATCGGCTCATTTGCAACCAATTCCTTCAATCGGCGCAAGGAGCATAGGAAAAAACTTAACCCTCCGCACAGGAGGGAGCTGCCGGAGGAACTTTCGAGAAACGTGGTGGTTCTGACGTGCAAGTCAACTGTTAAGGGTGGGTCGTGCGATGTGTATTTGATTGGCACCTATCATGATTCGCAG GAATCATGTAAAGAAGTTAAAGCTGTAATACAATTCTTGAAACCTCAG GTTGTCTTTCTTGAGTCATGTGATAGGCGGAAGGATGAGTTTACTTCTCAAGATTTGTCG GATGTTAAGGAGTATAGGCATTCTGAATTTCGTGTGGCTTTTGAAGAAGCAAGAGCATATGGTGGCAAAGTTGTCTTAGGTGATCGGCCTTACGAC ATTACATATTGGAGGGCATGGGCGAGAATGCATCTTTGGCTTAAGTTAAAGTTCATCTGCCTTAAACGATTTCAAGTGAATCCTCTTTTGCACGATTGCACGTACGAGATCATTGTGCATGAGCGAGACCAGTCAGTATTGCATTCCCaacattttcattttgttttgcAACTTCCCATCTCTTTCCTTTTGGATCTGAAGAATAAGGTATAG